A portion of the Hoylesella buccalis ATCC 35310 genome contains these proteins:
- the mutS gene encoding DNA mismatch repair protein MutS has translation MAQKDKGLTPMMKQFFSMKRQHPDALLLFRCGDFYETYGDDAIEGSRILGITLTKRNNGGNSGETAMAGFPHHALDTYLPKLIRAGKRVAICDQLEDPKKKREELKGKKGLSATDKMVKRGITELVTPGVAMGDNVLNYKENNFLAAVHFGKAACGVSFLDISTGEFLTGEGTYDYVEKLLGSFAPKEVLYDRNNKRDFDTHFGTKYCVFELEDWVFTEQSARQRLLKHFGTKSLKGFGVEQMKSGIVASGAILQYLEITQHTNIGHITSLARIEEERYVRLDKFTIHSLELIDTMQEGGRSLLNIIDKTNTPMGGRMLRRWMVFPLKDVTPIQQRLDVVDYFFKDPDFRQLVSEQFQRIGDLERIISKVAVGRVSPREVVQLKNALQALQPVKAACMKASNESLRRIGEQLQLCETIRDRIEHEIQPDPPLLVNKGGVIADGYDTELDELREISRNGKDYLIQIQEREVEQTGIASLKVGYNNVFGYYLEVRNMYKDKVPENWVRKQTLAQAERYITEELKAYEEKILGADERIMMLEDKLFRELIVDMQPYIPQIQLDANLIAHLDCLLGFAQVAEENQYVRPQIDATDVLDIKQGRHPVIEMQLPLGETYVPNDIYLDTEKQQVMMITGPNMAGKSALLRQTALIVLLAQIGCFVPAERAKIGLVDKIFTRVGASDNISLGESTFMVEMTEAANILNNVTNRSLVLFDELGRGTSTYDGISIAWAIVEYLHEQPRARARTLFATHYHELNEMEKHFPRIHNYNVSVKEADGKVIFMRKLERGGSEHSFGIHVAEIAGMPRSIVKRSNVILKQLEADNSEVGSVGKPSVKRLEESREGMQLSFFQLDDPVLCQVRDEILGLDINNLTPMEALNKLNEIKKIIGAE, from the coding sequence ATGGCACAGAAAGATAAAGGTCTTACACCAATGATGAAGCAGTTTTTCAGCATGAAGCGGCAGCATCCCGATGCGCTGTTGCTCTTTCGGTGTGGCGACTTTTATGAGACGTATGGCGATGATGCCATTGAGGGTTCGCGCATCTTGGGTATCACGCTCACGAAAAGAAACAATGGAGGCAATAGTGGCGAAACGGCTATGGCTGGTTTTCCGCACCACGCTCTTGATACATATCTGCCCAAACTGATTAGAGCTGGCAAGCGTGTGGCTATTTGCGACCAGCTGGAAGACCCGAAGAAAAAGCGAGAGGAACTGAAGGGCAAGAAGGGACTTTCCGCCACCGACAAGATGGTGAAGCGGGGTATTACCGAGTTGGTGACACCGGGTGTGGCGATGGGGGATAACGTGTTGAACTACAAGGAAAACAACTTCTTGGCAGCGGTGCATTTTGGTAAGGCGGCTTGTGGCGTGAGTTTTTTGGACATTTCGACGGGCGAATTTCTCACAGGTGAGGGTACTTATGATTATGTGGAGAAATTATTGGGCAGTTTTGCGCCCAAGGAGGTGTTGTACGACCGCAACAACAAGCGCGATTTTGATACCCATTTTGGCACCAAATACTGTGTTTTTGAATTGGAAGACTGGGTGTTTACCGAGCAGAGCGCACGCCAGCGACTGCTGAAACACTTTGGCACCAAGTCGCTGAAAGGCTTTGGTGTAGAGCAAATGAAAAGCGGTATCGTGGCTTCGGGTGCCATTTTGCAGTATTTGGAGATTACCCAGCATACCAATATCGGGCACATCACGTCGCTTGCCCGCATCGAAGAAGAACGCTATGTGCGGTTGGACAAGTTTACCATTCATTCGCTCGAGCTGATTGACACCATGCAAGAGGGAGGACGGTCGTTGCTGAATATCATCGATAAGACCAACACACCCATGGGAGGACGTATGCTTCGCCGCTGGATGGTGTTTCCGTTGAAGGACGTAACGCCCATTCAACAACGCTTGGATGTGGTGGATTATTTCTTCAAAGACCCCGATTTCCGACAGTTGGTGAGTGAGCAGTTTCAGCGCATTGGCGACCTTGAGCGCATTATCTCAAAGGTGGCTGTGGGCAGAGTGTCGCCCCGAGAGGTGGTACAGCTGAAGAATGCGTTGCAAGCCCTGCAACCCGTGAAGGCTGCCTGCATGAAAGCGTCGAACGAGAGCTTGCGGAGAATTGGCGAACAGTTGCAGCTTTGTGAGACGATTCGCGACCGCATTGAACACGAGATACAACCCGATCCGCCCCTGTTGGTGAACAAGGGTGGGGTGATAGCCGATGGCTATGATACCGAACTCGACGAGCTGCGAGAAATATCGCGCAATGGTAAGGATTATCTGATACAGATACAGGAGCGTGAGGTAGAGCAAACGGGCATCGCATCGCTGAAGGTGGGATACAACAACGTGTTTGGGTATTACCTCGAGGTGCGCAACATGTATAAGGATAAAGTGCCGGAGAACTGGGTTCGCAAACAAACATTGGCACAGGCAGAACGCTACATTACCGAGGAACTGAAGGCTTATGAGGAGAAAATATTGGGGGCGGACGAGCGCATCATGATGTTGGAAGACAAGCTGTTTCGTGAACTCATCGTCGACATGCAGCCGTACATTCCGCAGATACAGCTTGATGCCAACCTGATAGCCCATTTGGATTGTCTGCTTGGCTTTGCGCAGGTGGCGGAGGAAAACCAGTATGTGCGTCCGCAAATAGACGCCACCGACGTACTTGACATCAAGCAAGGTCGTCACCCAGTCATTGAGATGCAGCTGCCCTTAGGCGAGACATATGTGCCTAACGACATCTACTTGGATACGGAGAAGCAGCAGGTCATGATGATTACAGGACCCAATATGGCTGGAAAGTCGGCGCTGTTGCGCCAAACGGCGTTGATTGTACTATTGGCGCAGATAGGATGTTTCGTACCTGCGGAGCGTGCGAAGATAGGTTTGGTGGATAAGATTTTCACGCGCGTGGGGGCTTCTGACAATATTTCCTTAGGTGAATCAACCTTCATGGTGGAGATGACAGAGGCGGCAAATATCCTGAACAACGTGACCAACAGGTCGCTGGTGCTCTTCGATGAGTTGGGGAGAGGAACGTCAACCTATGATGGTATCTCCATTGCTTGGGCGATTGTGGAGTACTTGCACGAGCAACCGCGGGCACGGGCGCGCACGCTTTTTGCCACACACTACCATGAATTGAACGAAATGGAGAAACATTTCCCGAGGATTCACAATTACAACGTGAGTGTGAAAGAGGCAGATGGCAAGGTGATTTTTATGCGTAAGTTGGAACGTGGCGGCTCAGAACACAGCTTTGGTATTCATGTGGCAGAGATTGCGGGCATGCCCCGAAGCATCGTTAAACGCTCTAATGTAATCTTAAAACAGCTGGAAGCCGATAACAGCGAGGTGGGTTCGGTGGGCAAACCCAGCGTGAAACGCTTGGAAGAGAGCAGGGAAGGCATGCAGTTGAGCTTCTTTCAGCTGGACGACCCCGTGCTGTGTCAGGTGCGCGACGAAATACTCGGCCTTGACATCAACAACCTTACGCCCATGGAGGCATTGAACAAACTCAACGAAATCAAGAAAATCATTGGGGCAGAATAA
- a CDS encoding PDDEXK nuclease domain-containing protein: MAKKNIDLSIVLHDDSDYKNWLVELKERFYSHRFKASCATNGYLLDFYWKLGRDIEAKQYTNTYGSGFYKNLSQDLKNEMPGTKGFSPTNLKYMSYFYKLYAPLVANRPQVAGDFVKDTYNADIQRVSDYKRKRQQPVDDFSLLFLIPWGHHCRILEKCRDDMDKAIFFIRKTWENNWGRDTLLNWLDTDLYERDGKAITNFQSTLPAVQSDLAQQITKDPYQLDFLHLREKYDERDIEDELVNNVTRFLLELGKGFSYMGRQFRLEVGQQEFFPDLLFYNAHLHAYVVIELKAQSFHPSFLGQLSFYVSAINHQFKTDVDNPTIGLLICKDKDNVVAKYALESYKEPMGISEYQLSKLFPKDFKSSMPTIEELEMGLKRNRK, from the coding sequence ATGGCAAAGAAAAATATAGACTTATCTATAGTCCTCCATGACGACAGTGACTATAAGAACTGGCTTGTAGAACTCAAAGAACGTTTCTACAGCCATCGCTTCAAAGCGTCATGTGCCACCAATGGCTACTTGTTGGACTTCTATTGGAAGTTAGGACGAGACATCGAAGCCAAGCAATATACCAATACTTATGGCTCAGGGTTCTACAAGAATCTTAGTCAGGACTTGAAGAATGAAATGCCTGGTACAAAGGGATTCTCACCAACCAACTTGAAATACATGAGCTACTTCTACAAGCTCTATGCTCCATTGGTTGCAAATCGTCCGCAAGTTGCTGGCGATTTTGTGAAAGATACATATAATGCGGATATTCAGCGAGTTTCAGACTACAAACGAAAACGTCAACAACCTGTTGACGATTTCAGTTTGTTGTTTCTGATTCCTTGGGGACATCATTGCCGTATCTTAGAAAAATGCAGGGACGACATGGATAAAGCTATATTCTTTATAAGAAAGACTTGGGAGAACAATTGGGGACGTGACACACTTCTCAACTGGCTTGATACTGACTTGTATGAGCGTGACGGCAAGGCTATCACCAACTTTCAATCTACGCTTCCTGCTGTACAAAGCGACTTGGCGCAACAGATAACCAAAGACCCTTATCAATTAGACTTCCTTCACCTAAGGGAGAAATATGACGAGCGAGACATTGAGGATGAATTGGTGAACAACGTTACTCGTTTCCTTTTGGAACTTGGAAAGGGATTCTCCTATATGGGCAGACAGTTTCGTTTAGAGGTAGGACAACAGGAGTTCTTCCCCGACCTGCTGTTTTACAATGCCCACCTCCATGCGTATGTCGTCATAGAGCTAAAAGCCCAATCGTTCCATCCATCATTCTTGGGGCAGTTGAGTTTCTATGTCTCAGCCATCAACCATCAGTTCAAGACCGACGTCGACAACCCTACCATCGGTTTACTCATCTGCAAGGACAAAGATAATGTGGTGGCAAAATACGCCTTGGAATCATACAAGGAACCAATGGGAATATCAGAATATCAGTTGTCCAAACTCTTCCCAAAAGACTTCAAGTCTTCCATGCCGACTATTGAGGAATTGGAAATGGGTTTGAAAAGGAATAGAAAGTAA
- a CDS encoding alpha-L-fucosidase codes for MNQLFSLALALCLSVSAFAQSVATTKKAHDYQPTAENMASRQAFQDAKFGIFLHWGLYSMLATGEWTMTNKNLNYKEYAKLAGGFYPSRFNAAAWVSAIKASGAKYICFTTRHHEGFSMFKTRYSDYNIVDATPFKRDILKELADECHKQGIRLHLYYSHIDWYREDAVWGRTGRGTGRPNPQGNWQRYYAFMNNQLTELLTNYGKIGAIWFDGWWDQQPDFDWQLEGQYQLIHRLQPACLVGNNHHTTPFQGEDIQIFERDLPGENNAGLSGQDISRLPLETCETMNGMWGYKITDQDYKSDTTLIRYIVKAAGMSANLLMNIGPQPDGELPAVALERLQKVGQWMKVYGETIYGTRGGMVKPHDWGVTTQKGNRLFVHILNLHDRSLLLSIGKQRIKKAFVYDTKQPVKVERCQTGVVLTLPTALPKDCIDKIIEVQF; via the coding sequence ATGAATCAATTATTTTCCTTGGCACTGGCTTTGTGCTTGTCAGTGTCAGCTTTTGCACAATCGGTAGCTACGACAAAGAAAGCTCATGATTATCAACCTACGGCAGAGAATATGGCTTCGCGCCAAGCGTTTCAAGACGCTAAGTTTGGTATTTTCCTGCATTGGGGCTTGTATAGCATGTTGGCAACGGGCGAGTGGACCATGACTAACAAGAATTTGAACTACAAAGAGTATGCTAAACTGGCAGGAGGTTTTTATCCTTCTCGGTTCAATGCAGCTGCTTGGGTATCGGCTATTAAGGCATCGGGGGCGAAGTATATTTGCTTTACTACCCGTCATCATGAGGGATTCTCTATGTTCAAGACTCGGTATTCTGACTATAATATCGTGGATGCAACCCCTTTCAAGCGTGACATCTTGAAGGAGTTGGCAGACGAATGTCACAAACAAGGCATCCGACTGCATCTGTATTATTCGCATATCGACTGGTACAGAGAGGATGCAGTGTGGGGAAGAACAGGACGAGGAACAGGGCGTCCCAACCCTCAAGGCAATTGGCAGCGTTATTATGCGTTTATGAACAACCAACTTACTGAACTATTAACCAACTATGGAAAGATTGGTGCGATATGGTTTGACGGTTGGTGGGACCAGCAACCCGATTTCGATTGGCAACTGGAAGGGCAATATCAGCTCATTCATCGCTTGCAACCTGCGTGCTTGGTGGGTAACAATCATCACACCACTCCTTTCCAAGGCGAGGACATCCAGATATTCGAACGGGATTTACCTGGTGAGAACAATGCTGGTTTGTCGGGGCAAGACATCAGTAGGTTGCCGTTGGAAACGTGCGAGACCATGAATGGTATGTGGGGATATAAGATTACCGACCAGGACTATAAGTCGGACACTACCTTGATACGTTACATCGTCAAGGCAGCTGGCATGAGCGCTAACCTATTGATGAACATTGGGCCACAGCCCGATGGTGAACTCCCTGCCGTTGCTTTGGAACGCTTGCAGAAGGTGGGACAGTGGATGAAAGTGTATGGAGAAACGATATATGGCACTCGAGGGGGCATGGTGAAGCCTCACGATTGGGGTGTTACCACGCAGAAAGGCAATCGTCTTTTTGTGCATATCCTAAATCTGCACGACCGTAGTTTGCTTTTGTCTATCGGCAAACAGCGCATTAAAAAAGCCTTTGTCTATGACACTAAACAGCCAGTAAAGGTGGAAAGATGTCAGACAGGTGTGGTGCTTACCTTGCCAACAGCATTGCCGAAGGATTGCATTGATAAGATTATAGAGGTACAATTTTAA